TGGCGCTGTTGTAGGTGCTGCTTTCTCGGATGCTCTTGTTGTGACCCATGTTGTTGTTGAACGCATGGAGGATTTACATAAGCTCCAAGGTTCCAAGTATGTGGCTAGCTTTTTGGGCGACATCTATGGTCAGGTGAAGTCGATTCTTGCAGAAGGTCGGGAAGTTCTTTTTTCTGGGACACCTTGCCAGATTGCGGGCTTAAATGCATTCTTGTCGAAGAAATATGATAATCTCACAACTGTGGATTTGGCATGCCATGGAACCCCCAGCGCGCAATTGTTTGGCGCTTATTTGAAATGGCTTGGCGAAAAACACGGAGAAGTGGTTGAGAAATATTGCTTTCGCGATAAGGGCCCCAGTGGTTGGGGCATGGTAGGGTCGTTTACCTGCAATGGAACTGTGACAACATTGAATCCTTTCTGCGATCCATATTATGCTACTTTCTTGCGAGGGGAGACATATCGAAAATCTTGTTATAGATGTAAATATGCGAACCTTGATCGGCCGGCTGATTTGACAATTGGTGATTTTTGGGGGATCTCGCAATATTCGGGAAAGCACGATTTTTCCGAAAAGTTGGGACTGTCCCTGCTTTTGGTGAATACGGAAAAAGGGCGCGAGGTATTCGAGGGCCTCTCGGACAAAGTGAAATCTATGGGATTGTCTGTAGATGAAGCCTGCGCTGGAAATGGAAACTTGTATCATCCGACAAAAGAACCGGCTATCAGAGATGTGATATACAAGAAAATGGAAACGCTGCCTTTTGACGAACTCCAGAAAAACTACTTGGCTCATGAGAGCCCGTTCATGTGGCGCATCAGGCGTTTCCGTCGTAAATTGATTCCTCGAAAAATTAGAGATTCCCTTAATCGTTTGTTGCGGCGAAAAAGATGAAGCGTGTTGGTATTATTACAATGCATAAGGTGCTGAACTATGGTTCGGCTCTTCAGGCGTATGCTTTGCAACGTAAAGTGGAAGATTTAGGGTGCCAGGCGACAATCATTGATTATCTGTATCCCAATAGGGAACATTGTGAGCGCCAGCAGGTCAAATTTTTCCCAAAACGCAGTTTGGTCCATTTCGCCTTGATTGCTTTGGTTGGCGTGCTGCTGAAGATACTCCGGGTAAAATCGAAAAAGAAAAAGGCCGATGCCGCGATTCGCCGGTTCCGGCAACACTCGGCGTTCCGTGCTTTTTATCGGAAGTATTTCAAACTCTCAAAGGAATATACGACGATAGAATCGTTGATGGATTCTCAGGAATGCTACGACATTTATATGACGGGCAGTGACCAGGTGTGGAATCCGCAGTACATGGTGGACGATCCGAATTTTTTGCTTGGCTTTGCGCCTGCGGGTGCTAGGAAGTATAGCTATGCCGCAAGTTTTGCCGGAAAGGCAATCCCAGAAGGTTCGGTGGAACTCTATCGAAAGTATCTGGAACAGTATAAGCGCATTTCGGTCCGGGAACAGTCCACTTCGGATGTTGTTAAAGGGCTGATTGGCTCCCCGGCAGAGATTGTTTGCGATCCGTCATTATTGCTGGATCGGGAAGAATGGTTGAAATTCTGCCCGGCTGCTCCTTTGGTCAAGGAAAAATATTTGTTGGTCTATATCCTGCATTATTCTTTTGACCCGTATCCATCGATTATTCCTTTTGTAAACAAACTTGCCCGCGAACGCAATTTGCAAGTCGTGGTCCTTCATGGCCTCAAAGAAGGCTATAGTATTGAAGGGGCTTTGTCTTTTGACAGCGTCGGGCCTGTCGAATTTCTCCGCTTGTTCCGGGATGCGTCGCTGGTGGTGACCACATCGTTCCATGGGACTGCTTTCTCGCTGAACTTTGGTCGGGATTTTTACTCTGTCGTCAAGCAAATAAATGGTTCCGATAGTCGCGTCGTTGATTTGCTTTCTGTTTGCGGAGCGCGTCACCATTTGGTTGAACTCAATTCCCTAGAATCTTTGCAGGGCAGTTCGGTGGATGCGATGGAAACAGAAAAACTCAGTGAATTCCGAAATCGCTCCATTGATTATTTGCAGAAGATTTTGACAGAAGACTAATTGTTAGCCAATGACGCTCTTTATTTCGTCTATGAGCGATTGGCTCGCATAATCGCCTAATTTATGAAGCGGAACGAGGTCCTTTTTCAAAAGGAGCGCTTTCAGCTCGTCTTCGGTATAGGCTGTGTAAACGTAGCCGAGGGCTTGCATTTTTTCGGCCGTTGCTAACTGGTGCTCGTTCCGGTGTTCCCCAAAGCTCGCCTTTCTAGGAAAGATGATGATGGGCTTTTCCGCTTTGAGCGCAGAGACGATAGTCCCCATGCCGGCGTGGGCCACGATAAGCCTTGCAGACATGAAGATTTCGTTGAATTCTGTGGGAGGGAGGAATTCAACGGTGCGAATATTCTTGAAGTGGAGTTCGCTTTTGTATGTCTGGGCGATGACTTCTTCGCCTAAAGCAGGTGCGATTTCATCGATTATTTTGAGCAGGCGGTCAAAGGGGGCTTGTGTCCCTATCGTGCAAAAAATCATGGGCTAGTCTCCCAAAATGTTCCCGGCGTACTTGACTTTTCCCTTTGCCAAATCCGGCCATTGAGTGTAGACATTTTTTACGAATTTACGTGCGAGTTTCCCACATCCGCTGAGCTGCTTGACATTTGCAATAGAGTCAATCCATAGGGTATTGATGAAAAGAAGACGTGCTGCTAAGAGAGTGAGCAAACCAGGCGCAGCCCCGGTTGTGAGGACCGCATTGGGACGGACCTTCAATAAAATGAAGAAAATCTTTATTGTTGCTGGAATCGACTTCCAAATAGTCCAACGGTTGAAATCTGGAACGTGAAAGAACTTTTTACCAGGAACCATCTTTTCACATTTGGGATGTGTACTCATATATACAACCTCGTAGCTTTCCTCTAGAGGTTGGGTGATTCGAAGTAGCTGAACCCAGTGGCCCCCAATGGATGCCACTGCTAAAATACGTTTCTTGTGCATGACTGGCTTAAATATACTTTTTTTGCAAGAAAATGTTATCGGAAGGTTGCAGTATAGACTGCTTTGTCCGTTGGCGATATGGTGCGCGGATTTTCACGAGATCCGTCTTCCCATTTGTCAAAAATGAAGCCTTCGTCCGGTTCGGCTGTCAAGATCATGTCGACATCCCCGAAAAATTTCCCTGTGTAGTTTCCAGGAACAGACCGGCCTTCTATGAGAATTTTCCCATGACCTATGGAATTGAATGACAGGGTAATCTCTTTGGGCAAATCGAACTCTTTCTTGTATTCTTCCCAGATGTCGATGTCCCTTTGCTTTGCCCATGTTTTCATGGTCTCGCCGTCTTTATAAAAAGTGAGTGTCCGGTGGAATCGGCTCAGGTCGCGGTCCATTTCATCTGGATCCAATTGAGAAACTGTTTTGTCTACGGCTTTCTCTACGTTCTCGCTGTTGAAAAAACGGTTGAACAGGATGGCCGAGCGGTGCAAGAATTTTTGCTTGAACTTGGGGTTTTCGATAATGGCTGTGAAAAAATTGCCAAATTCCTTTTTCACTGATC
The nucleotide sequence above comes from uncultured Fibrobacter sp.. Encoded proteins:
- a CDS encoding polysaccharide pyruvyl transferase family protein; translation: MKRVGIITMHKVLNYGSALQAYALQRKVEDLGCQATIIDYLYPNREHCERQQVKFFPKRSLVHFALIALVGVLLKILRVKSKKKKADAAIRRFRQHSAFRAFYRKYFKLSKEYTTIESLMDSQECYDIYMTGSDQVWNPQYMVDDPNFLLGFAPAGARKYSYAASFAGKAIPEGSVELYRKYLEQYKRISVREQSTSDVVKGLIGSPAEIVCDPSLLLDREEWLKFCPAAPLVKEKYLLVYILHYSFDPYPSIIPFVNKLARERNLQVVVLHGLKEGYSIEGALSFDSVGPVEFLRLFRDASLVVTTSFHGTAFSLNFGRDFYSVVKQINGSDSRVVDLLSVCGARHHLVELNSLESLQGSSVDAMETEKLSEFRNRSIDYLQKILTED
- a CDS encoding glycosyltransferase, producing MIFCTIGTQAPFDRLLKIIDEIAPALGEEVIAQTYKSELHFKNIRTVEFLPPTEFNEIFMSARLIVAHAGMGTIVSALKAEKPIIIFPRKASFGEHRNEHQLATAEKMQALGYVYTAYTEDELKALLLKKDLVPLHKLGDYASQSLIDEIKSVIG
- a CDS encoding Coenzyme F420 hydrogenase/dehydrogenase, beta subunit C-terminal domain, producing the protein MKPILDILDKNDCCGCGSCAQSCPKQCIRMAPNQEGFFYPQIDRDACVECGLCQKHCPQMQEPIRRPLQKAYIVQCGDVDRLAKSASGGAFAALATGVLERNGAVVGAAFSDALVVTHVVVERMEDLHKLQGSKYVASFLGDIYGQVKSILAEGREVLFSGTPCQIAGLNAFLSKKYDNLTTVDLACHGTPSAQLFGAYLKWLGEKHGEVVEKYCFRDKGPSGWGMVGSFTCNGTVTTLNPFCDPYYATFLRGETYRKSCYRCKYANLDRPADLTIGDFWGISQYSGKHDFSEKLGLSLLLVNTEKGREVFEGLSDKVKSMGLSVDEACAGNGNLYHPTKEPAIRDVIYKKMETLPFDELQKNYLAHESPFMWRIRRFRRKLIPRKIRDSLNRLLRRKR